The following proteins come from a genomic window of Paenibacillus sp. CAA11:
- a CDS encoding ABC transporter permease has protein sequence MKRLLTAEFIKIQWRLIAVLIFIALIADISLASSNWGMLSAVYEPSWPNYLMYIINLHTAFFFPLLSGTIAGLICLYEHRSGGWKQLLATPYSRSSIYLAKYAVLLCMLAIIQVLFMAAEIGSGMVAGVTGSIDWTFLVSSAVLGWIGILPLAAIQLWFSTRFKNFGIAFSINVVCVLLNIVFSGLPSALGMWFPFTLPFYTMMPQGTPFSPRVQEWSLYAMVVLSFVFYFTLGQSMFRKKSLAS, from the coding sequence ATGAAAAGACTACTTACCGCAGAATTCATAAAAATTCAATGGCGGCTGATCGCCGTTCTTATTTTCATCGCCCTGATTGCGGATATATCATTAGCTAGCAGCAATTGGGGCATGCTTTCCGCAGTTTACGAACCGAGTTGGCCGAATTACCTGATGTATATCATTAACCTGCATACCGCGTTTTTCTTCCCGTTGTTATCCGGAACCATAGCCGGTCTAATCTGCTTGTACGAGCATAGGTCGGGGGGATGGAAACAGCTGCTTGCCACCCCTTACTCCCGTTCCAGCATTTATTTGGCCAAATACGCCGTGTTGCTCTGCATGCTGGCGATAATACAGGTCCTATTCATGGCGGCGGAGATCGGCAGCGGCATGGTTGCCGGCGTTACAGGCAGCATCGATTGGACATTCCTAGTGAGCAGCGCCGTATTGGGCTGGATCGGCATCCTTCCATTGGCAGCCATCCAGTTATGGTTCTCCACCCGGTTTAAGAACTTCGGCATTGCCTTTAGTATTAATGTCGTCTGCGTCCTGCTCAACATCGTGTTCTCCGGTCTCCCTTCCGCGCTTGGCATGTGGTTTCCGTTCACTCTGCCGTTCTATACCATGATGCCGCAAGGCACCCCTTTCTCGCCGAGAGTTCAGGAATGGAGCTTATATGCGATGGTCGTCCTCAGCTTCGTCTTTTACTTCACACTAGGACAATCCATGTTCCGGAAGAAATCATTGGCGTCGTGA
- a CDS encoding sensor histidine kinase, with the protein MTIVRRSMLLSLVFLMASVLVISVGFVAITVVIILLMESIPALHLIDINIYHILVMVGMLGLYMYTAGWLIGKPSLAVVGWMKGLSEGQYDSRFYGERYSFLWKNQHKIRLIYAPFKDMIIRLQELTATLEHNRQELEQANEVKEQWISGVSHDIKTPLSYIKGYLDVMASPQVELAKEEEEPIFRLLLQKVQDIEGLIQTFQFKHGKTQALKARSDLVGFLRELTLDVANNPKSAAYHFSFESHVPALPYYFDPKLLKRAVQNILMNAVLHNPSDTSISVRVLANQNVQIIVTDNGIGMPPAVAQRLQHSHPGEIQHKSEGIGLYVVKDLIKEHQGKLEIHSVPKQGTIVTILLPLDAVMPSGNSFT; encoded by the coding sequence ATGACGATTGTTCGCCGCTCCATGCTGCTGTCCCTTGTATTTTTAATGGCTTCTGTATTGGTGATCTCCGTCGGCTTTGTGGCTATTACTGTTGTCATCATTCTCTTAATGGAATCTATCCCTGCGCTTCATCTAATTGATATAAACATTTACCATATACTAGTTATGGTTGGGATGCTAGGCCTATACATGTATACGGCCGGCTGGCTGATCGGCAAGCCGTCACTGGCTGTAGTAGGCTGGATGAAGGGTTTGTCCGAAGGGCAGTACGACTCCCGGTTTTATGGCGAACGTTATTCATTTCTTTGGAAGAATCAACATAAGATCAGGCTGATCTATGCCCCCTTCAAAGATATGATTATTCGTCTTCAGGAATTGACGGCCACGCTGGAGCACAACCGTCAGGAGCTTGAACAAGCCAACGAAGTAAAAGAACAATGGATTTCCGGTGTATCCCACGATATCAAAACCCCACTCTCTTACATCAAAGGATATCTGGATGTGATGGCTAGCCCGCAGGTTGAATTGGCCAAGGAGGAGGAAGAGCCGATTTTCCGATTGTTACTCCAGAAAGTTCAAGATATCGAGGGGTTGATCCAAACGTTTCAGTTCAAGCACGGAAAGACCCAGGCGCTGAAAGCAAGAAGCGACCTTGTCGGTTTCTTGAGGGAGCTGACGCTTGACGTGGCCAACAATCCCAAATCCGCTGCCTATCATTTCAGCTTTGAATCCCATGTCCCCGCCCTACCTTACTATTTTGATCCTAAGCTTCTAAAAAGAGCGGTGCAAAATATATTGATGAATGCGGTATTGCATAACCCTTCCGATACGAGCATCTCTGTCCGGGTGTTAGCAAATCAAAACGTACAAATCATTGTGACCGACAATGGTATTGGCATGCCCCCCGCAGTCGCTCAGCGCCTCCAACACAGCCATCCAGGTGAAATCCAGCACAAGAGTGAGGGAATCGGTCTGTACGTTGTGAAGGACTTAATCAAGGAGCATCAAGGAAAACTGGAAATCCACAGCGTCCCAAAACAAGGAACAATCGTCACGATCCTGCTCCCGCTTGATGCCGTGATGCCGTCAGGCAATTCGTTTACCTGA
- a CDS encoding acetyl-CoA C-acetyltransferase, with protein MKKVALVSPLRTAVGSFNKTLAPLSAPELGANVMTACLQQSKLEPAKIDQVFLGNVLQAGVGQNPARQAALKAGIPIDVPASTINTVCGSGLHAIALAYESILSEQSSIVMAGGMESMSNAPYLLSDARNGYRLGNGELVDSLVNDGLTCPINKYHMGITAENVAEKYEISRLEQDEFSYESQIKAAEARNKKVFAEQIVPVTIKTKKETIIFAEDEHVRGDTSKEKLSSLKPAFKRDGTVTAGNASGINDGAAAALVVSEDKCKGLALKPLAYIKGYSLVGVDPAYMGMGPVKAISSLLKRQGMSIDDIDLFEINEAFAAQAVAVLKELGIRPDKVNVNGGAIAIGHPVGASGARILVTLVHEMIRRSSRYGIASLCIGTGMGIAMLVENALI; from the coding sequence ATGAAAAAAGTTGCACTAGTAAGCCCATTGAGAACGGCGGTCGGCTCCTTTAACAAAACCCTTGCGCCTTTAAGCGCTCCCGAACTGGGGGCCAACGTGATGACAGCATGCCTTCAGCAAAGCAAGCTAGAGCCGGCTAAGATTGATCAAGTCTTTCTGGGAAATGTCCTTCAGGCGGGCGTTGGCCAGAACCCCGCCAGACAGGCGGCGCTCAAAGCCGGCATCCCCATCGATGTGCCCGCATCAACGATCAACACGGTTTGCGGTTCAGGACTTCATGCCATTGCATTAGCTTACGAATCCATATTGTCGGAGCAAAGCAGCATCGTCATGGCTGGAGGCATGGAGAGCATGTCCAACGCCCCTTATCTGCTAAGCGATGCCCGAAACGGCTACAGACTGGGCAACGGCGAACTGGTCGACTCCTTGGTGAACGACGGACTTACGTGCCCGATCAACAAATACCATATGGGAATTACCGCAGAAAATGTCGCCGAAAAATATGAAATTTCTAGACTTGAACAGGATGAATTTTCCTACGAAAGTCAGATAAAGGCCGCAGAAGCCAGAAACAAAAAGGTTTTTGCGGAACAGATCGTTCCGGTCACGATCAAAACCAAAAAAGAAACGATCATTTTCGCGGAAGACGAACACGTAAGAGGAGATACCAGCAAGGAAAAACTCTCCAGTTTAAAGCCCGCGTTTAAGAGGGACGGAACGGTTACCGCGGGAAATGCTTCGGGAATTAATGATGGTGCGGCGGCCGCACTCGTCGTGTCGGAAGACAAATGTAAAGGGCTTGCGTTAAAACCGCTGGCATATATCAAAGGTTACTCATTGGTCGGCGTCGACCCCGCCTATATGGGAATGGGACCGGTGAAAGCCATTTCGTCGCTTCTTAAACGCCAGGGAATGTCCATCGATGACATCGATCTTTTTGAAATTAATGAAGCCTTCGCCGCACAAGCAGTTGCGGTATTGAAGGAGCTTGGAATCCGTCCGGACAAGGTCAATGTTAATGGCGGCGCAATCGCAATCGGGCATCCTGTCGGGGCAAGCGGCGCTAGAATATTGGTTACGCTGGTTCACGAAATGATACGAAGATCTTCACGTTACGGCATAGCCTCGTTATGCATCGGAACGGGCATGGGAATCGCGATGCTGGTTGAGAATGCACTCATTTAA
- a CDS encoding 3-oxoacid CoA-transferase subunit B, which translates to MNNRELIVRRVAREFKDGDIVNLGVGLPTMAVDYIPENVHITLQAENGIVGVGPKAAQGKERLDCIDAGGNYVTAVKGACFIDSTLSFSIIRGGHVDITVLGALEVDEQGNLASWMIPGKKVPGMGGAMDLVVGAKRVIVAMEHLTKDGALKILKTCKLPLTAVNVVKTIVTEMAVIDVIPGKGLLLKEIASGLSVEDVQKATEAKLMVSPDLKAIAV; encoded by the coding sequence ATGAATAACCGAGAATTAATCGTTAGAAGAGTAGCCCGGGAATTTAAAGACGGCGATATCGTCAACCTTGGAGTCGGCCTGCCTACTATGGCAGTGGATTATATCCCCGAAAACGTGCATATTACGCTGCAGGCTGAGAACGGAATTGTCGGCGTAGGCCCCAAGGCGGCTCAGGGAAAGGAAAGACTCGATTGTATCGATGCTGGCGGAAACTACGTAACTGCCGTAAAAGGAGCTTGTTTTATCGACAGTACGCTATCTTTTTCCATTATTCGCGGAGGGCATGTAGACATCACCGTTCTGGGCGCCCTGGAGGTCGATGAGCAAGGCAACCTGGCAAGCTGGATGATTCCCGGGAAAAAAGTGCCGGGTATGGGCGGGGCCATGGATTTGGTGGTTGGAGCCAAGCGGGTGATCGTAGCCATGGAGCATCTGACCAAAGACGGAGCGCTGAAAATCCTGAAAACCTGCAAGCTCCCCCTGACCGCCGTAAATGTTGTAAAGACCATCGTTACCGAAATGGCCGTCATCGATGTGATTCCAGGAAAAGGGCTGCTACTAAAGGAAATCGCTTCGGGTTTGTCGGTGGAAGACGTTCAGAAGGCCACCGAGGCTAAGCTGATGGTTTCACCGGATTTGAAGGCTATTGCAGTGTAA
- a CDS encoding acetoacetate decarboxylase produces the protein MNQKEVLSLQSMPAASASYGRPPCRFINREFFIITYESDPAAIRQAVPEPLEPDGSNTVSYEWIKMPDSSGLGSYEESGIVIPCTFQGKPCNFVAQMYLDNAPAILGGREIWGFPKKWAKPRLRVEETETLTGTLHYNNVLVAMGTIPFKYHILDEAETAKSIAKTQVNLKLIPDVDGTPKIAQLVAYNLENITVKGAWSGPARLFLVPHVNAPVADLPVKAYVGGKHFIADLTLPYARVIHDYLQES, from the coding sequence ATGAATCAAAAAGAGGTACTTTCACTGCAATCGATGCCTGCGGCCAGCGCCAGTTACGGACGGCCGCCATGCCGTTTCATTAACCGGGAATTTTTTATCATTACTTATGAATCCGATCCCGCCGCAATTAGACAGGCGGTCCCAGAACCGCTTGAGCCGGACGGAAGCAACACCGTTTCGTATGAGTGGATCAAGATGCCCGATTCGTCCGGTTTGGGAAGCTATGAGGAAAGCGGGATCGTTATTCCGTGTACTTTTCAAGGAAAGCCGTGCAATTTTGTCGCGCAAATGTATTTGGACAATGCGCCCGCTATTCTCGGGGGACGGGAAATCTGGGGATTTCCGAAAAAATGGGCGAAACCTCGCTTGAGAGTCGAAGAAACCGAGACGCTGACGGGCACACTGCACTATAATAACGTCCTGGTGGCCATGGGAACGATACCTTTCAAATATCACATTCTGGATGAAGCGGAAACAGCTAAATCGATCGCCAAAACCCAGGTTAATTTAAAATTGATCCCCGATGTTGACGGCACTCCGAAAATCGCTCAGTTAGTGGCGTATAATCTGGAAAACATCACGGTAAAAGGCGCCTGGTCAGGGCCCGCCAGATTATTCCTGGTCCCCCATGTCAATGCCCCTGTGGCCGACTTGCCAGTGAAAGCTTATGTTGGCGGAAAACATTTTATCGCCGATTTAACGCTGCCCTATGCGAGAGTCATCCACGATTATCTCCAAGAAAGTTAG
- the namA gene encoding NADPH dehydrogenase NamA, with protein sequence MLFSSYQLKNITLKNRIVMAPMCMYSCMDESGLVQDFHKIHYPSRAVGQVGLLIVEATAVTPQGRISPYDLGIWSDDHVAGLQELTRLVHSQGSHIGIQLAHAGRKAELKDPIIAPSAIAFSDRYQTPQEMTVAQIHETVEAFKEGARRSKEAGFDVIELHAAHGYLINQFLSPLSNHREDEYGGDRDKRFRILKEVIEAVNTVWDGPLLVRVSAHDYDPEGLTPADYVYYAKQLKELGVDLIDVSSGAVISKGPSSVYPGYQVPFAEQIRREADIPTGAVGLITEPEHAEEILQNGRADLVFLARELLRDPYWPRRAAKQLGVEIEAPAQYERGW encoded by the coding sequence GTGCTGTTTAGTTCTTACCAGCTAAAAAACATTACGCTGAAAAACCGGATCGTCATGGCCCCTATGTGCATGTACTCCTGTATGGATGAGTCCGGATTGGTTCAAGATTTCCATAAAATTCATTACCCTTCCCGTGCTGTAGGGCAAGTGGGGCTGTTGATCGTCGAAGCGACAGCAGTTACTCCTCAAGGAAGAATTTCTCCGTATGATCTTGGCATCTGGAGTGATGATCATGTTGCCGGACTTCAGGAACTGACCCGCCTGGTACATAGCCAAGGCTCTCATATTGGAATTCAGCTGGCTCATGCAGGCCGTAAGGCAGAGCTGAAGGATCCGATCATCGCTCCGTCAGCGATCGCGTTCAGCGACCGCTACCAAACCCCGCAAGAGATGACAGTGGCTCAGATTCATGAGACGGTTGAGGCCTTCAAGGAAGGAGCCCGCCGGTCGAAGGAAGCTGGATTTGATGTGATCGAGCTGCATGCTGCGCACGGTTACCTGATTAACCAATTCTTGTCCCCGCTCAGCAATCATCGGGAAGACGAGTATGGCGGTGACCGCGACAAGCGCTTCCGTATTCTGAAAGAAGTTATTGAGGCTGTAAATACCGTATGGGATGGCCCACTGCTCGTTCGTGTATCCGCTCATGATTATGATCCGGAAGGACTTACGCCTGCTGATTATGTATATTACGCCAAGCAGCTGAAAGAGCTCGGTGTAGACTTGATCGATGTCAGCTCCGGCGCCGTTATCAGCAAAGGTCCTTCCAGCGTGTATCCTGGCTACCAGGTGCCGTTCGCTGAGCAAATCCGCCGTGAAGCGGATATTCCAACAGGAGCAGTCGGACTTATTACAGAGCCTGAGCATGCGGAGGAAATCCTCCAGAATGGCCGTGCCGATCTGGTCTTCCTGGCCAGAGAGCTGCTTCGTGACCCTTACTGGCCGCGCAGAGCGGCTAAGCAGTTGGGCGTTGAGATCGAAGCGCCTGCACAGTATGAGCGTGGCTGGTAA
- a CDS encoding response regulator transcription factor yields MENGTVLLVDDEQGLLDLLAFTLRNFGITNLLTATTAQEALDIIACHDVSLIVLDVMLPDGDGFDVCRQIRTITEAPVLFLTAKNQDMHKITGFELGADDYITKPFNPTEVTARVKVHLRRVAKLQTMSRAVYDFGHFKLNKQSGQLFVQGQEVSCAPMEFLLLAFFCEHPNFIFTVSELYEKVWKPYQEGDEKTVVIHISRIRKKIEPDPRQPQFLLNMKGLGYKLVKKARNVQ; encoded by the coding sequence GTGGAGAACGGCACTGTCCTGCTGGTAGATGACGAGCAAGGCTTGTTAGATCTGCTGGCGTTTACTTTGCGAAATTTCGGGATTACAAATTTATTAACTGCAACGACGGCACAAGAAGCCCTGGACATCATCGCCTGTCATGATGTATCCCTGATTGTCTTGGATGTGATGCTGCCGGACGGGGATGGATTCGACGTATGCCGGCAGATCAGAACGATCACCGAAGCGCCTGTACTATTTTTGACCGCCAAGAATCAGGATATGCACAAGATTACCGGGTTTGAGCTGGGGGCGGACGACTACATCACAAAGCCGTTTAACCCGACCGAAGTGACGGCGAGAGTGAAGGTTCATTTGCGCAGAGTAGCCAAGCTTCAAACCATGTCCCGAGCCGTTTACGATTTTGGACATTTTAAACTGAACAAGCAAAGCGGGCAATTATTCGTTCAAGGGCAAGAAGTCTCCTGTGCGCCGATGGAATTTTTATTGCTCGCTTTCTTTTGCGAGCATCCCAATTTTATTTTTACGGTGAGCGAATTATATGAAAAAGTGTGGAAGCCCTATCAGGAGGGCGATGAAAAAACGGTGGTAATCCATATTTCAAGAATCCGAAAGAAGATTGAGCCCGATCCAAGACAACCGCAGTTTCTCCTCAATATGAAAGGGCTTGGCTATAAATTGGTTAAAAAAGCGAGGAATGTTCAATGA
- a CDS encoding CoA transferase subunit A produces MNKIISAEEAVKKVKDGDTVMVGGFLAGGYPEELVRALVDTNSAGNLTVISNDTGTPELSIYELVKSGRVKRIFASYIGANPETGRLLMTKEADVQLFPQGTLAEKIRAGGAGLGGVLTPVGVGTVVETGKQKLEIDGREYLLELPLKADVALIRAHKGDEAGNLVINGSSRNFNIVMATAAEYVIAQTDEYVKTGDIDPNHVNVPGIFVDAIVKVGD; encoded by the coding sequence ATGAACAAAATCATCTCTGCGGAAGAAGCAGTTAAGAAGGTGAAAGACGGGGATACGGTGATGGTCGGAGGTTTTCTCGCCGGAGGTTATCCGGAAGAGCTGGTGCGCGCGCTGGTCGACACTAATTCCGCTGGCAATCTAACCGTAATTTCCAACGACACGGGCACACCGGAACTATCGATCTATGAGCTTGTGAAAAGCGGCCGAGTAAAGCGGATTTTTGCTTCCTACATCGGCGCCAATCCGGAAACGGGAAGACTCCTGATGACAAAAGAAGCGGATGTGCAGCTCTTCCCGCAAGGCACACTCGCGGAAAAAATCCGCGCAGGAGGAGCGGGCTTGGGCGGTGTTTTAACCCCTGTAGGCGTAGGCACCGTTGTCGAGACAGGTAAACAGAAGCTGGAGATAGACGGACGGGAATATTTGCTGGAGCTACCGCTCAAAGCGGACGTGGCGTTAATTCGCGCCCATAAGGGGGATGAAGCGGGGAACCTGGTCATCAACGGCTCTTCACGCAACTTCAATATCGTTATGGCAACGGCGGCCGAGTATGTCATTGCACAGACGGACGAATACGTAAAGACAGGGGACATTGATCCCAATCATGTCAACGTCCCCGGAATCTTTGTCGATGCGATCGTAAAGGTGGGAGATTAA
- a CDS encoding SGNH/GDSL hydrolase family protein, with the protein MKLQLNDTLLITGDSITDCGRDRPFGESGGLGNGYASQVFALLKAVYPQLHIRVLNTGVGGDTTLELEERWETDVKNLKPDWLSIMIGTNDVWRQIGKPEAEQSLTAYENRLRKLIEDIKPSLKGLILMTPYLLESNKNDRMRSLMDQCGVIVKKLAEEYDAVFVDTQAAFDAVASDIYLAELSFNWDRVHPDGAGHMVLARAFLNAIGFNWEGK; encoded by the coding sequence ATGAAGCTACAATTAAATGACACATTGCTGATCACAGGAGATTCCATTACGGATTGCGGCCGCGACAGACCGTTTGGAGAGAGCGGGGGGCTGGGCAACGGTTACGCGTCCCAGGTGTTTGCCTTGCTTAAGGCGGTTTATCCGCAGCTTCATATTCGGGTGCTGAATACAGGCGTTGGCGGAGATACGACGCTTGAGCTTGAAGAGCGGTGGGAGACCGATGTGAAGAATCTAAAGCCTGACTGGCTGTCCATCATGATCGGTACAAATGATGTGTGGCGGCAGATCGGCAAGCCTGAAGCGGAGCAGTCACTAACGGCTTACGAGAACCGGCTTCGCAAGCTTATTGAAGATATTAAGCCTTCATTAAAGGGCCTTATTCTGATGACGCCATATTTACTGGAATCTAACAAGAATGACCGGATGCGATCCTTAATGGACCAATGCGGTGTCATTGTGAAGAAGCTTGCTGAGGAATATGATGCAGTGTTTGTAGACACGCAGGCCGCGTTTGATGCTGTGGCCAGCGACATCTATTTGGCCGAGCTGTCCTTCAACTGGGACCGTGTTCACCCTGACGGTGCAGGTCATATGGTTCTTGCGCGGGCATTCTTGAATGCGATCGGCTTTAATTGGGAAGGGAAATAA
- a CDS encoding ABC transporter permease yields the protein MIKLIRTEWMKLRMFCLVLPVIAAVLLLGVMSAFWYMNFRDSPGGAYATMSVMYFFLSFTLMLSVTLLASVMASTEHETKVWNRMCTIPVAKPKVYLSKWIVTCLLLLIEVLLIIAGTIVLWKLLFHEPVPFEIIIKQPLYCFFAVFAFISIQTWLSILFANQSIAIGAGAAGSMASLFLARSTFPLLHYMPWTYPALSTPLIPGHGRWVFAGLSAGVVLLAAGCWHFNRKEW from the coding sequence ATGATCAAGCTAATTCGCACGGAATGGATGAAATTGAGAATGTTTTGTCTCGTTCTACCTGTCATCGCGGCCGTGCTACTACTAGGGGTGATGAGCGCATTCTGGTACATGAATTTTCGGGATTCGCCCGGCGGGGCATACGCCACGATGTCCGTGATGTACTTTTTTCTTTCTTTTACCCTCATGCTTAGTGTCACCTTGCTCGCCAGCGTCATGGCCTCTACAGAGCATGAAACAAAAGTCTGGAACCGGATGTGCACGATTCCTGTAGCGAAGCCAAAAGTTTACTTAAGTAAATGGATCGTCACGTGCCTGCTGCTGCTCATTGAAGTATTGCTGATTATCGCAGGCACGATCGTGCTTTGGAAGCTGTTATTCCATGAACCGGTGCCGTTCGAAATTATCATCAAACAGCCGCTTTATTGTTTTTTCGCCGTGTTTGCCTTTATCTCGATTCAAACATGGTTGTCCATCCTGTTTGCTAATCAATCGATTGCGATAGGAGCGGGAGCAGCCGGTTCCATGGCCAGTTTGTTTTTGGCACGATCGACGTTTCCCCTCCTCCATTACATGCCGTGGACATATCCCGCACTGTCCACTCCCCTCATCCCTGGACATGGGCGATGGGTATTTGCCGGCCTATCCGCCGGAGTCGTTTTATTGGCTGCGGGATGTTGGCATTTTAACAGGAAAGAATGGTAG
- a CDS encoding ABC transporter ATP-binding protein gives MAQFVLETDALSKQFGDHLSVNRIDLQIPEGSVYGFLGPNGAGKSTTIKMLLGLVQPDGGTITIFGKPFPKSRIEILKRIGSLVESPSYYGHLSGYQNMKIAATLLGASESRIAETLEWVRLTDQASKAVRKYSLGMKQRLAIAMAILHHPKLLILDEPTNGLDPSGIQEIRSLITAMPQMYGMTVLVSSHLLYEIEQVADHVGIINEGKLIYQGTLSSLREQGGDQSLEQIFLSMTGMGRSL, from the coding sequence ATGGCACAGTTTGTACTCGAAACAGACGCTTTATCCAAGCAATTTGGCGATCATCTTTCCGTGAACCGGATCGATTTGCAAATCCCTGAGGGTTCGGTTTACGGTTTTTTGGGACCTAACGGAGCCGGAAAATCGACAACGATCAAAATGCTGCTTGGATTGGTCCAGCCCGACGGGGGCACCATCACGATATTTGGCAAGCCTTTTCCAAAATCACGGATTGAAATTCTGAAGAGAATCGGATCGCTGGTTGAATCCCCGTCTTATTACGGTCATTTGTCGGGATATCAGAATATGAAAATCGCAGCCACCTTGCTGGGAGCCTCGGAGTCACGCATTGCGGAAACACTTGAATGGGTACGTTTAACGGATCAAGCCAGCAAAGCGGTCCGGAAATACTCGCTGGGCATGAAACAAAGACTCGCCATTGCGATGGCGATTCTCCATCATCCCAAATTATTGATCCTTGATGAGCCGACTAACGGCTTGGATCCTTCGGGGATACAGGAGATCCGCAGTTTGATTACCGCCATGCCCCAAATGTACGGCATGACCGTATTGGTGTCGAGCCATCTGTTGTATGAAATTGAACAGGTTGCAGATCATGTGGGAATCATCAATGAGGGAAAACTCATTTATCAAGGCACACTATCCAGCCTTAGAGAGCAAGGCGGAGATCAATCGCTGGAACAAATCTTTCTCAGCATGACCGGCATGGGGAGAAGCTTATGA